In Oncorhynchus kisutch isolate 150728-3 linkage group LG11, Okis_V2, whole genome shotgun sequence, the genomic stretch agctccgtctcaggttctctctctctctctctctcattccctctatctgttccctctctccagaCTCCCAGAGGTGACCCGTCTGGACCTCAGCTTCAACCCCATGACGTTCCTGGGTGAGGAGACTGTCTCCATGAACAAACTCACCCACCTCTTCATGGACCACATGTCCCTGCAGGACCTGTCCCACACGGCCgtgtccctgtccccctctctcacccacctGGACCTCAGCCACAACCAGCTCCGTGTCCTCCAGCCCTTCACTCCAGCCTCCCCCAAGCTGGCCATCCTTAACCTGGCTGGAAACCCCATCTACTGCAACTGCTACCTGCTGCCGCTGAGGGAGTGGGGCATCCGGAAGAAGGTGAAGCTGATGGGGGCTTGCGGGGGACCAGCTCACTTCTCTGGGGAGAACCTGGAGGCCATCCACCCCCGGGACCTGCGCTGCCAGAGCCAGGAGGCCATGCTGAAGGCTGAGTTTGAGGAGCAGACTAGGGTGATGTCGCCCCCCACCCGCGAGCCCATCAACAAGGTCAAGTGTCCTGCCAACTGTGCCTgtgaggtgagagagggggatgctGAGATTTTGATATGGGTTATGATCTTGCCATCCTAAAATGTATTTACCTCACCAaaccctctctcttctatcttattcctcctgtcctcccttatCCACCCCGCCTGTCCTCCCTTATCCATCCCGCCTGTCCTCCCTTATccatccctcctgtcctcccttatccatccctcctgtcctcccttatCCATGCCTCCTGTCCTCCCTTATCCATCCCGCCTGTCCTCCCTTATccatccctcctgtcctcccttatccatccctcctgtcctcccttatCCATGCCTCCTGTCCTCCCTTATCCATCCCGCCTGTCCTCCCTTATCCATCCCGCCTGTCCTCCCTTATccatccctcctgtcctcccttatCCATCCCGCCTGTCCTCCCTTATccatccctcctgtcctctcttatccatccctcctatcctcccTTATCcatccctcctgtcctctattgTTCCCCTCAGGGTGAGACACACCACTCCTCCTGTGAGAACCGCGGCCACAACAAAGTCCCCCTCGGCTTCTCCCCCGACACGCGCCTCCTCGACCTGCGGGGCAACCACTTCCACTACATCCCTGCCAACAGTTTTCCCGGCGTTGCCAAGGTAGTCTCCCTCCATCTACAGCGCTGTAAGATTGTGGAGGTGGAGCCTGGTGCGTTCCATGGCTTGAAAGGGCTGGTCTACCTTTACCTCTCAGAGAATGAGCTTGACTCCCTCAGCCCCGACGCCTTCAAGGGCATGCCTCAGCTCACCTACCTCCACTTGGAGAAGAACAAATTCACAGTCTTCCCCAAGGGGGCCTTCAAGCTGCTGCCTGGTCTGCTGGCCCTTCACATGGAGAACAACTCCATCGCCAAGCTGGAGTCAGGGATCCTGAATGGGGCTGAGAAGCTGAGGGGGCTCTATCTGACCTCAAACTTCATCAATGGTGTGGCCCCCAGGGCACTTGACCCATCCCCTGACCTCGACACTCTTCACTTGGGAGGGAACAAACTCAAGGAGGTTCCCAGTGATGCGCTAGCGAAGACAGGCAACCTGGGAGAGTTACGGTTGTCTGGGAATCCCATTCGCTGGATTGGGCCGCATGCTTTCCAGCCATTAGCTAGGGCACTGAAGGATCTGTATCTGGACGGCATGGGTTTGGAGAAGGTGAGGGGATATATTTACATGCCAGTACATCTGTGGTTTTCCTGTCACTCCTCTACTTTCTCCTTGTTTTCGTGTATCTCCCTTCATTCCCTTGCAATCTAGTATGCTCCAGTTTCTCTTCTCTCCTATTCCCTCCCCATGAcacacctgtgttttgtggttCTCCTGCAGATGTCTAAGGACTCTCTGGCAGGGCTGGGTGCTGGTCTGAGGAGTCTATACCTAGAGGGGAACCAGCTAGAGGAGGTGCCTGACTTCAACCCTCTGACCGGCCTGGAGGTCATCAACCTGGCAGAGAACCCTCTGCTATGTGACTGCCCCCTGCTGCCGCTACGCATGTACCACATCCGCACATTAAGCTCTCtctatcacatacacacactgatacatgcTTGCAaactccccctctttcttcctcGCTCATGTACACACGTGCTGTAACCCACTCATGTTCACCCTCTCATACAATCTGTAAACACACAATCATGTCTTAATGGCTACTCAGAAATATGCTGTACCTAACATACATGACAATGCCTTTGTTAAAGCCTAACTCTCTTTCCCTCAGGTGGATTGAGAAGGTGAACCTGAAGGTCCGGGCCACCTGTGTCCACCCACCTG encodes the following:
- the chadlb gene encoding chondroadherin-like b, which codes for MYSMDCPVALRSLLVLFLAIPGALLGKCPKECICDQISLTVTCVNKNLTEVPSTIDEITVKLDLRSNYIQELPSGAFKHTPYLTHLSMQRCNLRTVKEGAFRALGRLVFLNLANNNMEILYQESFDGLSSLKQLLIDRNRVEEIQPGAFSQLGFLNLLSLTHNQLTYIPNMAFQGLQNIKWLRLSHNSVNYMATEAFAGLFTLTRLSLDHNELQFFPTETMTRLPEVTRLDLSFNPMTFLGEETVSMNKLTHLFMDHMSLQDLSHTAVSLSPSLTHLDLSHNQLRVLQPFTPASPKLAILNLAGNPIYCNCYLLPLREWGIRKKVKLMGACGGPAHFSGENLEAIHPRDLRCQSQEAMLKAEFEEQTRVMSPPTREPINKVKCPANCACEGETHHSSCENRGHNKVPLGFSPDTRLLDLRGNHFHYIPANSFPGVAKVVSLHLQRCKIVEVEPGAFHGLKGLVYLYLSENELDSLSPDAFKGMPQLTYLHLEKNKFTVFPKGAFKLLPGLLALHMENNSIAKLESGILNGAEKLRGLYLTSNFINGVAPRALDPSPDLDTLHLGGNKLKEVPSDALAKTGNLGELRLSGNPIRWIGPHAFQPLARALKDLYLDGMGLEKMSKDSLAGLGAGLRSLYLEGNQLEEVPDFNPLTGLEVINLAENPLLCDCPLLPLRMWIEKVNLKVRATCVHPPELRGRRVKDVHVFKACPGGESLPSAPLLKVSKPPKSTKPKPAHLNAPRQVKVVKTKTKARKIQTPKPTVSKKTTKRSMVV